A genomic segment from Actinomyces lilanjuaniae encodes:
- the rpoZ gene encoding DNA-directed RNA polymerase subunit omega, translating to MLGTSPQPEGITNPPIDDLLDKVDSKYGLVVEAAKRARQINAYTQQLEDNQMEFFGPLVEAELEEKSLGIALREIAEDKLEVIPGDVARARRAEAEEARRAAEADMFADIDLGTPVSMTEVSMTETEDLDAGDVTGLEDIQF from the coding sequence ATGCTCGGAACCTCCCCGCAGCCCGAGGGCATCACCAACCCGCCGATTGACGACCTCCTGGACAAGGTCGACTCCAAGTACGGGCTCGTCGTGGAGGCAGCGAAGCGCGCGCGTCAGATCAATGCCTACACCCAGCAGCTGGAGGACAACCAGATGGAGTTCTTCGGTCCGCTCGTTGAGGCGGAGCTGGAGGAGAAGTCGCTGGGTATCGCCCTGCGGGAGATCGCTGAGGACAAGCTGGAGGTTATCCCCGGCGACGTAGCGCGCGCCCGTCGCGCCGAGGCGGAGGAGGCCCGGCGGGCGGCAGAGGCGGACATGTTTGCTGACATCGATCTTGGCACCCCGGTCTCAATGACGGAGGTCTCAATGACGGAGACGGAGGACCTGGACGCGGGTGACGTCACCGGTCTTGAGGACATCCAGTTCTGA
- a CDS encoding bifunctional phosphopantothenoylcysteine decarboxylase/phosphopantothenate synthase, translated as MTGVKARRVVVGVAGSVAAYKAPSVIRGLRQAGYEVRTVATQAALRFIGKSALAAVSGAPVSSGLFDDPAAVEHVGVAEWAELVLVAPASADLIARVRAGRADDLLTATILATTAPVVLAPAMHTQMWRNPATVDNVAVLRRRGVRVIEPDSGPLTSGDWGPGRLPEAERVIREAVAALDRSAPGGTVSNSQDPVAASSQTTPADPAAGAQSVAVSAAPSAAPSPALQGRHVLVTAGGTREPLDPVRFLGNRSSGRQGTALAAAVAARGAQVTLVHAHVEQAVLDTLPGTVRVLEAGTAVDMERVVRQEARDADVVVMAAAVADMRPASVSATKLKKSLPQPEDGKPAGLTTVELVENPDILAGLVSDPPRPGQLLVGFAAETGDSHQDALAHGTAKARRKGAHLLAVNVVGESLGFGDVPNAVVVLDHQGHEVTRARGTKAQVAEALVDLVVQCLPAGGR; from the coding sequence GTGACAGGAGTTAAGGCCCGGCGGGTGGTGGTCGGTGTCGCCGGGTCTGTGGCCGCCTACAAGGCACCGTCTGTGATTCGCGGCCTCAGGCAGGCCGGGTACGAGGTCCGCACGGTGGCCACGCAGGCGGCCCTGAGATTTATCGGGAAGTCAGCGCTGGCGGCGGTCTCAGGTGCTCCGGTCTCCAGCGGCCTCTTTGACGACCCCGCGGCTGTCGAGCACGTGGGTGTGGCTGAGTGGGCTGAGCTCGTCCTGGTCGCCCCGGCCTCAGCCGACCTCATCGCCCGGGTCCGTGCGGGCAGGGCGGACGACCTGCTCACCGCTACCATCCTGGCCACGACCGCACCGGTGGTCCTGGCCCCGGCCATGCATACGCAGATGTGGCGCAACCCGGCCACGGTGGACAACGTCGCGGTGCTGCGTCGCCGTGGGGTGCGGGTGATCGAGCCCGACTCGGGGCCTCTTACCAGTGGGGACTGGGGGCCCGGCCGTCTGCCAGAGGCTGAGCGTGTGATCCGCGAGGCCGTGGCGGCCCTGGACCGTAGTGCACCGGGCGGCACGGTCTCGAACTCCCAGGATCCTGTCGCTGCCTCTTCCCAGACGACGCCAGCCGACCCGGCTGCGGGCGCCCAGTCAGTGGCAGTGTCGGCGGCACCCTCAGCAGCACCGTCACCAGCGCTGCAGGGTCGTCACGTACTAGTGACGGCCGGGGGCACACGGGAGCCACTTGATCCCGTGCGGTTCCTGGGCAACCGCTCCTCGGGCCGCCAGGGCACAGCCCTGGCGGCGGCCGTGGCCGCACGGGGCGCGCAGGTCACTCTGGTCCACGCCCATGTGGAGCAGGCCGTCCTGGACACCTTGCCGGGAACGGTACGTGTCCTGGAGGCGGGCACTGCCGTCGACATGGAGCGTGTCGTGCGCCAGGAGGCGCGAGACGCGGACGTCGTGGTCATGGCGGCGGCCGTGGCCGACATGCGTCCTGCCAGCGTCTCGGCGACCAAGCTCAAGAAGAGCCTCCCGCAGCCAGAAGACGGGAAGCCTGCGGGGCTGACGACGGTGGAGCTTGTCGAGAACCCCGATATCCTGGCTGGCCTGGTCTCCGACCCGCCCCGACCGGGCCAGCTCCTGGTCGGGTTCGCCGCTGAGACCGGGGACAGCCACCAGGACGCTCTTGCCCACGGCACGGCCAAGGCCCGTCGGAAGGGGGCGCACCTGCTGGCGGTCAACGTGGTGGGGGAGAGCCTGGGGTTCGGGGACGTCCCTAACGCCGTCGTCGTGCTGGACCACCAGGGGCACGAGGTCACCCGTGCCCGAGGTACCAAGGCGCAGGTTGCCGAGGCCCTGGTTGACCTGGTCGTACAGTGCCTGCCTGCGGGTGGGCGGTAG
- the metK gene encoding methionine adenosyltransferase: protein MKSTVRLFTSESVTEGHPDKVCDRVSDAILDAILEQDPGARVAVETMVTTGLVHVAGEVTTEHAYVEIPEIVRSEISRIGYTSSQVCFDAGSCGVSVSIGQQSPDIAAGVDISLQAREGGDDPADPLDLQGAGDQGLMFGYACDETSVLMPAPILLAHRMAQRLAEVRKEGIVEGLRPDGKTQVTVGYEADRPVSLETVVVSAQHDQDRTRAWLTDALTTQVVAPVLQEQAEQGLDLAADDTEILVNPSGQFVVGGPAGDAGLTGRKIIVDTYGGMARHGGGAFSGKDPSKVDRSAAYAVRWVAKNVVAAGLARRCEVQVAYAIGSARPVGLYLETFGTQTVPTQRIASAVEEVFDLRPAAIVRDLDLRRPIYASTSAYGHFGRPGFAWERLDRTQELLRAV from the coding sequence GTGAAGTCAACGGTGCGGCTCTTTACGTCGGAGTCGGTTACGGAAGGTCACCCGGACAAGGTCTGTGACCGCGTCTCAGACGCCATCCTGGACGCCATCCTGGAGCAGGACCCTGGTGCCCGGGTGGCGGTGGAGACTATGGTGACGACCGGGCTGGTCCACGTCGCTGGGGAGGTGACCACTGAGCACGCCTACGTGGAGATTCCCGAGATCGTCCGCTCGGAGATCTCGAGGATCGGCTACACCTCCTCCCAGGTGTGCTTTGACGCTGGGTCGTGCGGTGTCTCGGTGTCGATCGGCCAGCAGTCCCCGGATATCGCCGCCGGGGTGGACATCTCCTTGCAGGCGCGTGAGGGCGGTGACGATCCGGCCGACCCCCTGGACCTCCAGGGTGCGGGGGACCAGGGGCTCATGTTCGGCTACGCCTGTGACGAGACCTCGGTCCTCATGCCCGCCCCCATCCTTCTTGCCCACCGCATGGCGCAACGACTGGCTGAGGTGCGCAAGGAGGGGATCGTGGAGGGTCTGCGCCCGGACGGCAAGACCCAGGTGACAGTTGGCTACGAGGCAGACCGCCCGGTCAGCCTGGAGACGGTCGTGGTCTCTGCCCAGCACGACCAGGACCGCACCCGAGCCTGGCTCACCGACGCCCTGACTACTCAGGTCGTCGCCCCGGTCCTTCAGGAGCAGGCAGAGCAGGGGCTTGACCTGGCCGCAGACGACACGGAGATTCTGGTCAACCCGTCCGGCCAGTTCGTGGTAGGCGGGCCCGCGGGCGACGCGGGGCTTACCGGCCGCAAGATCATCGTGGACACCTACGGGGGCATGGCCCGTCACGGCGGCGGGGCGTTCTCCGGGAAGGACCCCTCCAAGGTCGACCGCTCGGCTGCCTACGCCGTGCGGTGGGTCGCCAAGAACGTGGTGGCAGCGGGCCTGGCCCGGCGCTGCGAGGTCCAGGTCGCCTATGCCATCGGCTCGGCTCGTCCTGTCGGCCTCTACCTGGAGACGTTCGGCACGCAGACCGTGCCGACGCAGCGTATCGCCTCGGCTGTCGAGGAGGTCTTCGACCTCCGTCCGGCTGCTATCGTGCGTGACCTCGACCTGCGGCGTCCGATCTACGCCTCCACCAGTGCGTACGGACACTTCGGACGCCCCGGGTTCGCCTGGGAGAGGCTTGACCGCACACAGGAGCTTCTCCGTGCCGTCTAG
- a CDS encoding primosomal protein N', which yields MDVVGGVARIAPNQERQRTGSQGELLSVPRGNDRPLQVPGSGLPVARVLLDSPVPHLDRTFDYSVPDTMTEEAAPGTRVVVRFGGKEMRGWVWERADTTTHLGRLAPLRRVISDLSVLPAASRRLVEAVAARSAGVRSDVVRLALPSRHAATERLERTSSPPEESPAWAVPSAEGTWGVYDGGAQLLADLAAGGFPRAGWCALPRREGVSAAWQRCVAVAAQASLASGRGVLVVLPTTGQAEAVADVLRRELPGERVALLSAEHGASRRYRAFLQVLLGRARVVVGTRSAAFAPVADLGLAVVWDDGDSRLEERHAPYVHARTVLALRSSLEGAGLLLAGYSRSAQTQALVERGWCTELSAPREVARRATARIEVPGAPELEAEGASGTARVPSLAHRALVSALTEGPVLVQVPRGGYAPVVACLQCREVARCPHCSGPLAMSRGGRTTCRWCARPVGQWQCPQCGGTRLRMVTVGSSRTGEELGRAFPHVPVLVSGAREDHGVVSTVGPRPRIIVATPGAEPVADGGYRAVLILDGAVISSRPELGSAQEALRLWTGAAVLAAPGARVILLGRPAPAVAQAFLRWDHVGFARRELRERDELHLPPAWRAARLDGHEWSVEGFLAQAQEQGFETLGPVLPGPVGETAGDGGVGEARGLIRCPASRGSELAAMLRHHLRERSVRREDPVRVELDPTSLW from the coding sequence ATGGACGTGGTCGGCGGCGTGGCCAGGATCGCGCCCAACCAGGAGAGGCAGCGCACCGGCTCCCAGGGGGAGCTCCTCAGCGTGCCGCGTGGTAACGACCGTCCGCTACAGGTGCCAGGTTCCGGGCTCCCTGTGGCCCGGGTGCTTCTGGACTCCCCGGTACCACACCTGGACCGCACCTTCGACTACAGCGTCCCTGACACCATGACGGAGGAGGCGGCACCCGGGACACGGGTCGTGGTCCGCTTCGGCGGCAAGGAGATGCGCGGCTGGGTCTGGGAACGCGCTGATACCACCACCCACCTGGGACGCTTGGCGCCCCTGCGCCGCGTGATCTCGGACCTGTCTGTGCTGCCAGCCGCCTCCCGGCGGCTGGTGGAGGCCGTGGCAGCACGTAGTGCCGGCGTGCGCTCCGACGTGGTCCGGCTGGCACTGCCCTCACGGCACGCGGCGACGGAGCGCCTGGAGCGGACGTCGTCGCCGCCCGAGGAGTCCCCGGCGTGGGCGGTGCCGTCGGCTGAGGGTACCTGGGGGGTCTACGACGGTGGCGCACAGCTCCTTGCCGACCTGGCCGCGGGAGGCTTTCCGCGAGCAGGGTGGTGCGCGCTGCCCCGTCGGGAAGGTGTCAGCGCGGCGTGGCAGCGCTGTGTGGCGGTGGCTGCGCAGGCAAGCCTGGCCAGCGGCCGAGGTGTGCTGGTGGTGCTACCCACCACGGGGCAGGCGGAGGCTGTTGCCGACGTGCTGCGGCGTGAGCTCCCGGGGGAGCGGGTTGCGCTCCTGTCGGCCGAGCACGGGGCTTCTCGGCGGTATCGTGCCTTCCTCCAGGTCCTGCTAGGGCGTGCCCGTGTCGTGGTGGGGACCCGGTCGGCGGCGTTTGCACCCGTGGCTGACCTGGGACTGGCGGTCGTGTGGGACGACGGTGACAGCCGCCTTGAGGAGCGCCACGCCCCCTACGTGCACGCGCGAACCGTGCTGGCACTACGCTCCTCCCTGGAGGGAGCCGGTCTTCTTCTTGCAGGATACTCACGTTCTGCGCAGACGCAGGCCCTGGTTGAGCGGGGCTGGTGCACCGAGCTGTCGGCGCCACGCGAGGTGGCTCGTCGTGCGACGGCTCGGATCGAGGTCCCCGGTGCCCCCGAGCTCGAGGCCGAGGGGGCCTCCGGCACCGCCCGGGTGCCGTCCCTGGCGCACCGTGCCCTGGTCTCGGCACTGACAGAAGGGCCTGTCCTCGTCCAGGTGCCGCGAGGTGGGTACGCCCCGGTAGTTGCCTGCCTGCAGTGCCGCGAGGTCGCCCGCTGCCCTCACTGCTCAGGACCTCTGGCCATGTCGCGCGGGGGGCGTACCACCTGCCGCTGGTGCGCGCGTCCGGTTGGGCAGTGGCAGTGCCCCCAGTGTGGTGGGACGAGGCTTCGGATGGTCACCGTCGGCTCCTCCCGTACCGGTGAGGAGCTGGGCCGGGCCTTCCCCCACGTCCCTGTCCTGGTCTCAGGCGCCAGGGAGGACCACGGCGTGGTCAGCACCGTGGGGCCACGGCCACGGATCATCGTGGCGACGCCTGGCGCTGAGCCCGTGGCTGACGGCGGATACCGGGCGGTGCTGATCCTCGACGGAGCGGTCATCTCCAGCCGCCCTGAGCTGGGGTCCGCTCAGGAGGCTCTCCGCCTGTGGACGGGGGCGGCAGTTCTTGCTGCCCCCGGGGCACGGGTCATTCTCCTTGGACGTCCGGCCCCGGCTGTGGCTCAGGCGTTCCTGCGGTGGGACCACGTCGGCTTCGCCCGTCGTGAACTCCGTGAGCGTGACGAGCTCCATCTCCCTCCCGCGTGGAGGGCCGCACGGCTGGACGGGCACGAGTGGTCCGTGGAGGGCTTCCTTGCCCAGGCGCAGGAGCAGGGCTTCGAGACCTTGGGACCGGTGCTGCCGGGACCGGTAGGGGAGACCGCGGGTGACGGCGGAGTGGGGGAGGCCAGGGGGCTTATCCGTTGTCCTGCCTCCAGGGGGTCTGAGCTTGCCGCGATGCTGCGCCACCACCTTCGGGAGAGGTCAGTTCGTCGTGAGGATCCTGTTCGTGTTGAGCTGGACCCGACCTCCCTGTGGTAG
- a CDS encoding MFS transporter, producing MTESTTRADMHDNRAQALRKAATASFIGNFIEWFDYASYGYLAVVIGRVFFPESDESVQIMSSFAVFAMSFVLRPVGAVVWGAWGDRKGRRWALSWSILLMSGSTFLIGLLPGYATIGLGSAVGLLLLRMVQGFSASGEYAGAGTFLAEYAPTSRRGMYTSLVPASTACGLLAGSLMVSGMFVLLDDAAMSSWGWRVPFLLAGPLGLIGRYIRVHLEDSPVYQSMVEDMGAEDTQETPDRPGTRWVEPLRELLAHHKRETLITFGVSCLNAVAFYMLLTYMPTYVHEELGFSQDTATMATSAMLTVYIGSIFLMGHLSDSFGRRKMLIAACLTFIVLTVPLFVVMMNASGNLLVVIACQIVFAVVLTANDGTLATFLAESFPTSVRYSGFALSFNGANAILGGTTPFIVTWLITATGSGLAPAVYLTVVSLVALVAITMSRTLHGSELTQVGGHQS from the coding sequence ATGACTGAATCCACGACACGTGCCGACATGCACGACAACCGCGCCCAAGCCTTAAGAAAGGCGGCAACGGCAAGCTTTATAGGCAACTTTATCGAGTGGTTCGACTATGCCTCCTACGGCTACCTGGCTGTTGTGATCGGTAGGGTATTCTTTCCCGAGAGCGACGAGTCGGTCCAAATCATGTCCTCCTTCGCGGTATTTGCCATGTCCTTCGTGCTGCGGCCAGTCGGGGCGGTAGTATGGGGGGCATGGGGCGACCGCAAGGGGCGCAGGTGGGCACTGTCGTGGTCCATCCTCCTGATGTCCGGCTCCACCTTCCTCATTGGGCTGCTGCCCGGCTACGCCACGATCGGCCTCGGCTCAGCCGTGGGCCTGCTCCTGCTGCGCATGGTCCAGGGCTTCTCCGCCTCCGGGGAGTACGCCGGCGCGGGCACCTTCCTCGCGGAGTACGCCCCCACCAGCCGACGCGGGATGTACACCAGCCTGGTTCCGGCCTCGACCGCGTGTGGACTGCTGGCCGGCTCCCTTATGGTCTCCGGTATGTTCGTGCTCCTCGACGACGCGGCGATGTCCTCCTGGGGATGGCGTGTCCCCTTCCTCCTGGCCGGACCCCTGGGGCTCATCGGGCGCTATATCCGTGTGCACCTGGAGGACTCACCCGTGTACCAGTCCATGGTCGAGGACATGGGCGCCGAGGACACGCAGGAGACCCCGGACCGGCCTGGGACACGGTGGGTGGAGCCGCTGCGTGAGCTGCTGGCCCACCACAAGCGCGAGACTCTCATCACCTTTGGTGTCTCCTGCCTCAACGCCGTCGCCTTCTACATGCTGCTGACCTACATGCCCACCTACGTCCACGAGGAGCTGGGCTTCTCCCAGGACACCGCCACGATGGCCACCTCCGCCATGCTTACGGTCTACATCGGCTCGATCTTCCTCATGGGACACCTGTCGGACTCCTTCGGGCGCCGCAAGATGCTCATCGCCGCGTGCCTCACCTTCATCGTGCTCACGGTCCCGCTGTTCGTCGTCATGATGAACGCCTCAGGGAACCTGCTGGTCGTCATCGCGTGCCAAATCGTCTTCGCGGTCGTCCTTACGGCCAACGACGGGACCCTGGCGACATTCCTGGCCGAGTCCTTCCCCACCAGCGTCCGCTACTCCGGGTTTGCCCTGTCCTTCAACGGCGCCAACGCGATCCTCGGAGGCACGACCCCCTTCATCGTGACCTGGCTCATCACAGCCACCGGGTCAGGACTGGCGCCGGCCGTCTACCTCACCGTTGTCTCCCTGGTCGCCCTGGTAGCGATCACCATGTCACGCACCCTCCACGGCTCTGAGCTCACGCAGGTTGGTGGACACCAGTCGTAG
- a CDS encoding BCCT family transporter — MGTTPSHHATDDHNDTSAGPVSRPSPLAAGSSRRREDWTVKTVSLLLVSLVIILTVAHGDTAASVISSFRTAVTSNFTWYFVVLATLALLFCVYMATGRRGAIVLGGRGARPEYGRFAWYSMLFACGQGIGLIFWSVAEPLLLRSDNPLSDVVGTDDTDGALIWTYFHWAVHGWAIYCVVALCLALSFHNRGSFMTFRDAVTDMFPERVRGVVGVVVETTVILATVFGLSTSFAFAAMQLSSGIGQTFGGVPGPAVRTVVIGVIGLLAALSVYLGVEKGMRRVSEVNSVLSIVLMAGVLVAGPTVYLLSVLPQTTGQYLWSMWWMGTWTDAASAATALESWDSSWNGTWTVFIWCWSWAFSTFVGSFIARISRGRSLREFVVGVLGIPSLVCVVWIGLLGGAALYYDDAGQGAVSRATQQDTSLGLFVMLGEIPYRPVALALLLIATILVGTYYLTSLDSGIHALSGFVSSAAQPSRLFRVALVAGIAGIAFLLLTIGGETVVGTVQTGTIIGALPYTVVTLLMMANTFRHVSRETRAGQELGVEI, encoded by the coding sequence ATGGGCACCACACCCTCTCATCACGCCACCGACGACCACAATGACACCAGTGCCGGTCCTGTCTCCAGGCCCTCGCCCCTGGCAGCGGGGTCAAGCCGACGCCGTGAGGACTGGACGGTCAAGACGGTCAGTCTCCTGCTTGTCAGCCTGGTCATTATCCTCACCGTAGCGCACGGCGACACCGCAGCCAGCGTCATCAGCTCCTTCAGGACCGCGGTCACCAGCAACTTTACCTGGTACTTCGTAGTCCTGGCCACGCTTGCCCTTCTCTTCTGCGTCTACATGGCTACAGGACGGCGTGGGGCCATTGTCCTGGGCGGCCGAGGCGCGAGACCCGAGTACGGCCGATTTGCCTGGTACTCCATGCTCTTCGCCTGCGGGCAGGGAATCGGGCTCATCTTCTGGTCCGTTGCCGAGCCTCTCCTGCTCCGGTCGGACAATCCTCTCAGCGACGTGGTCGGCACTGACGACACTGACGGCGCCCTGATCTGGACCTACTTCCACTGGGCGGTCCACGGGTGGGCCATCTACTGCGTCGTCGCCCTGTGCCTGGCCCTGTCGTTCCACAACCGAGGGTCCTTCATGACGTTCAGGGACGCTGTGACCGACATGTTCCCCGAGCGCGTCCGGGGCGTGGTCGGCGTGGTCGTGGAGACCACCGTCATCCTGGCCACCGTCTTCGGCCTGTCCACCTCCTTCGCCTTTGCCGCCATGCAGCTGTCCTCGGGCATCGGCCAGACCTTTGGTGGCGTCCCCGGCCCGGCCGTGCGCACCGTCGTGATCGGCGTCATCGGCCTCCTGGCGGCGCTCAGCGTCTACCTGGGCGTCGAGAAAGGCATGAGGAGGGTCAGCGAGGTCAACTCTGTGCTGAGCATCGTCCTCATGGCCGGGGTCCTTGTCGCAGGCCCGACGGTCTACCTGTTGTCCGTCCTCCCCCAGACGACCGGGCAGTACCTGTGGTCCATGTGGTGGATGGGAACGTGGACAGACGCCGCCTCGGCCGCCACCGCCCTGGAATCATGGGACTCCAGCTGGAACGGGACCTGGACGGTGTTCATCTGGTGCTGGTCCTGGGCCTTCTCCACCTTCGTCGGCTCCTTCATCGCACGCATCTCCCGGGGGCGCTCACTACGCGAGTTCGTTGTCGGGGTCCTGGGCATCCCCTCCCTGGTCTGTGTCGTGTGGATCGGGCTGCTGGGCGGGGCAGCGCTCTACTACGACGACGCCGGGCAGGGAGCCGTCAGCCGGGCCACGCAGCAGGACACCTCCCTGGGGCTCTTTGTCATGCTCGGCGAGATTCCCTACCGTCCGGTAGCCCTGGCGCTCCTCCTCATTGCCACCATACTGGTGGGAACGTACTACCTCACGTCGCTGGACTCCGGTATCCACGCGCTGAGTGGATTCGTCTCCTCCGCAGCGCAGCCGTCGAGGTTGTTCCGAGTGGCGCTAGTAGCAGGAATAGCCGGGATCGCTTTCCTGCTGCTCACTATCGGAGGCGAGACCGTTGTGGGAACCGTCCAGACAGGAACTATTATCGGGGCGCTCCCCTATACTGTGGTTACTTTACTCATGATGGCCAACACCTTTCGTCACGTCTCGCGGGAGACGCGTGCCGGGCAGGAACTGGGGGTGGAGATATAA
- a CDS encoding creatininase yields MTDEHSITRMDAFTYRRVLAEEDPVVLIPVGAMEQHGPHMPISVDVLLSTRITELVAEELGAALVAPAVTTGYKSQQRSGGGNHIIGSFGFDASTVVSVCQTLVRELARHGARRIAFVNGHYENYQFIYEGVDLALRELGGQRAGVQVMMLSYWDYVTDDVISRLYPDGFPGWDVEHGGVMETSLMLEYFPDLVAMDRVMDLPAAQLPLYDLLPVDPGLTPDSGCLSSGRQASAEKGRVLASSIVPGIVQAVRNRLEV; encoded by the coding sequence ATGACTGACGAGCACAGCATCACGCGGATGGACGCCTTCACCTACCGTCGGGTCCTGGCTGAGGAGGACCCCGTGGTCCTCATTCCTGTCGGGGCCATGGAGCAGCACGGACCGCACATGCCGATCAGCGTCGACGTCCTGCTGTCCACCAGGATCACCGAGCTCGTGGCCGAGGAGCTCGGGGCCGCCCTGGTCGCCCCCGCCGTCACCACCGGCTACAAGTCCCAGCAGCGGTCAGGGGGTGGAAACCACATCATCGGGTCCTTCGGCTTTGACGCCAGCACGGTCGTGTCGGTGTGCCAGACCCTGGTACGCGAGCTGGCGCGCCACGGTGCCCGGCGTATCGCCTTTGTCAACGGGCACTACGAGAACTACCAGTTCATCTACGAGGGCGTCGACCTGGCGCTGCGTGAGCTTGGCGGGCAGCGAGCCGGGGTCCAGGTCATGATGCTCTCCTACTGGGACTACGTCACTGACGACGTAATCTCGCGGCTCTACCCGGACGGCTTTCCTGGCTGGGACGTCGAGCACGGGGGTGTCATGGAGACCTCGCTCATGCTGGAGTACTTCCCCGACCTGGTCGCCATGGACCGGGTCATGGACCTTCCAGCCGCCCAGCTGCCCCTGTACGACCTGCTCCCCGTGGACCCAGGCCTGACCCCCGACTCCGGCTGCCTGTCGTCCGGGCGGCAGGCCAGTGCCGAGAAGGGCAGGGTGCTCGCCTCCTCCATCGTGCCGGGTATCGTCCAGGCGGTCCGCAACCGGCTGGAGGTGTAG
- a CDS encoding DMT family transporter, with protein MGQAKLKGFAFMFLSSSLMGGIGAFARYIEAPGIFISFNRSFAGFIGMTLIFVATRRFHKFKGFRLTPAVLLTGVFLGLLSGLYVMSTQMTTLSNAAFLIYTGPIYSTLLATIFLKEPFTRTTAFSLAAVVVGCLMIIGVINYTAEGGLDVSLSLDPQYMVGNLVALASGVAYGLFLFFSRYRTDVDSDVRSYCNFTFAIVTLGVILIFMRPDLSEMTTRGWLTLVVAAFVTGFGAFFFLTVASRILLAGELATISYQETIMATLLGMVLFSEPLTLMQALGGALIITGGVSQILFSTRRNNGQDKEVSAVSRDDATGEDDDQDAVTKAPAVLSQHPR; from the coding sequence ATGGGTCAAGCAAAGCTGAAGGGCTTTGCCTTCATGTTTCTTTCCTCCAGCCTCATGGGCGGCATCGGCGCGTTCGCCCGCTACATTGAGGCCCCGGGTATCTTCATCTCCTTCAACAGGAGCTTTGCAGGGTTCATCGGGATGACCCTGATCTTTGTCGCCACCCGTCGGTTCCACAAGTTCAAGGGGTTCCGCCTCACCCCGGCCGTCCTGCTGACCGGCGTGTTCCTCGGACTCCTGTCAGGGCTGTACGTCATGTCGACACAGATGACGACGCTGTCCAACGCGGCGTTCCTCATCTACACCGGCCCCATCTACTCGACGCTCCTGGCCACGATATTCCTCAAGGAGCCCTTCACCAGAACCACCGCCTTCTCCCTTGCCGCTGTGGTGGTGGGGTGCCTTATGATCATCGGTGTCATCAACTACACCGCCGAGGGTGGGCTCGACGTCAGCCTCAGCCTTGACCCGCAGTACATGGTGGGCAACCTCGTCGCCCTGGCCTCTGGCGTGGCCTACGGCCTGTTCCTGTTCTTCAGCCGCTACCGCACCGACGTCGACTCCGACGTCCGCTCCTACTGCAACTTCACGTTCGCCATCGTCACGCTGGGCGTCATCCTCATCTTCATGCGCCCCGACCTCAGTGAGATGACGACCCGCGGATGGCTGACCCTGGTGGTCGCCGCCTTCGTGACTGGCTTCGGCGCCTTCTTCTTCCTGACCGTCGCGTCACGAATCCTGCTGGCCGGGGAGCTGGCAACTATCTCCTACCAGGAGACGATTATGGCGACCCTGCTGGGCATGGTGCTGTTTAGCGAGCCCCTCACCCTCATGCAGGCGCTGGGTGGGGCGCTCATCATCACGGGCGGGGTGTCACAGATACTCTTCTCCACCAGGAGAAACAACGGCCAGGACAAGGAGGTCTCTGCCGTCAGCCGAGATGACGCGACCGGTGAGGACGATGACCAGGACGCCGTCACGAAGGCCCCGGCAGTGCTGAGCCAGCATCCGCGGTGA